In Hwangdonia lutea, a single window of DNA contains:
- the tilS gene encoding tRNA lysidine(34) synthetase TilS: MLEQFKDHIKKDFSFLKKSKLLIAISGGMDSVVLTHLCHQLHFNMALAHCNFNLRGHESDADETFVLDVAEDLELEVFIESFDTETFAKDNKISIQMAARELRYNWFDELTNQLKFDYILTAHHADDNLETFLINLSRGTGLEGLTGIPADNNKLVRPLLPFSREAIGTYANTKKMKWREDSSNASTKYLRNKLRHDVIPILKEVNPQLLHNFQNTLSHLKGSSHIIAESIDAFLSKAIESMDNNKVKFKISEFKKLKHPKPYLYETFKEFGFTQWDDILNLLDAETGKQVFSATYRLIKNRAHLLLSEINLDESIPILISENDNKVETSFGILFFDEADAVSKQQSSCIYVDKVKLKFPLILRKWEEGDVFYPFGMQGKKKLSKYFKDEKLSLLDKEKIWLLCSDNKIVWVIGKRADNRFKVTESTKQILKIELK, from the coding sequence ATGCTGGAACAATTCAAAGACCATATAAAAAAGGATTTTTCATTCTTAAAAAAAAGCAAGTTGCTCATTGCCATTTCCGGCGGAATGGATAGTGTGGTTTTAACGCATTTATGCCATCAATTGCATTTTAATATGGCGCTAGCTCATTGCAATTTTAATTTACGAGGCCATGAAAGTGATGCCGATGAAACCTTCGTTTTAGATGTAGCCGAAGATTTAGAATTGGAAGTGTTTATTGAAAGTTTTGATACCGAAACCTTTGCCAAAGACAATAAAATTTCCATACAAATGGCAGCCCGTGAGTTGCGCTATAATTGGTTTGACGAACTAACTAACCAACTAAAATTCGATTATATTTTAACGGCACATCACGCCGATGATAATTTGGAAACTTTTCTCATCAATTTATCTCGTGGTACGGGTTTAGAGGGGTTAACGGGAATTCCTGCGGATAATAATAAGTTAGTAAGGCCATTATTGCCCTTTTCCAGAGAAGCGATTGGAACGTACGCCAATACAAAAAAAATGAAGTGGCGAGAGGATAGCAGCAACGCCTCAACAAAATATTTACGGAACAAATTGCGGCACGATGTCATTCCTATTTTAAAGGAGGTAAATCCGCAACTACTTCATAATTTTCAAAATACGCTAAGCCACCTAAAAGGGTCTTCACATATAATTGCCGAAAGTATTGATGCTTTTTTAAGCAAGGCCATTGAAAGTATGGATAATAACAAAGTTAAATTTAAAATTTCAGAATTTAAAAAGCTCAAACACCCAAAGCCTTATTTATACGAAACTTTTAAGGAATTCGGTTTTACACAATGGGATGATATTCTTAATTTGTTGGATGCTGAAACCGGGAAACAAGTGTTTTCAGCAACGTACAGGCTTATTAAAAATAGGGCGCATTTATTATTAAGTGAAATAAATTTAGATGAAAGTATACCGATTTTAATTTCTGAAAACGATAACAAAGTAGAAACCTCGTTCGGAATCCTGTTTTTCGATGAAGCAGATGCCGTTTCAAAACAACAAAGCAGTTGTATATATGTGGATAAGGTTAAATTGAAATTCCCTTTAATCCTCCGGAAATGGGAGGAAGGCGATGTGTTTTATCCTTTTGGTATGCAGGGTAAAAAAAAATTAAGCAAATACTTTAAAGACGAAAAATTATCGCTTTTAGATAAAGAAAAAATATGGTTGTTATGTTCAGACAATAAGATTGTGTGGGTCATTGGTAAACGCGCAGATAATCGATTTAAAGTAACTGAAAGCACAAAACAAATTCTAAAGATTGAATTGAAATAA
- the ade gene encoding adenine deaminase, with translation MKLQGNIVDIQNKRIFKGEVVIENKRIASITEKNHGNNHFILPGFVDAHIHIESSMLVPSEFARLAVTHGTVATVSDPHEIANVLGVKGVEFMIKNGKQTPFKFNFGAPSCVPATTFESAGAVINSDDIQKLLENPDIKYLAEMMNYPGVLFDDSEVLKKIAWAKQYNKPIDGHAPGLRGDKITKYINAGISTDHECFTYDEGLEKLQKGMKVLIREGSAAKNFEALIDLLPEHYENMMFCSDDKHPDDLIISHINNLCARAVSKGIDVFKVLQAACINPVKHYNLDVGLVQEGDYADCIVVEDLKTFKTLQTYINGELVFNNNESLIKSIPFEILNNFNCNKKHISDFIYESSAKQIRVIEALEGQLVTNEIIEDTLIENGNLVSNVGKDILKMVVVNRYNDEKPAIAFIKNFGLKEGAIASSVGHDSHNIIAVGVSDEAICKAVNLLIENKGGICAVSNSEEKIVPLPVAGIMSDKDGKTIGKQYAELDKMAKQLGSTLKAPYMTLSFMALLVIPSLKLSDKGLFNGTDFKFTTLEV, from the coding sequence TTGAAACTACAAGGCAACATAGTCGATATACAAAACAAGCGCATTTTTAAGGGCGAAGTGGTTATCGAAAATAAAAGGATAGCATCCATCACCGAAAAAAACCACGGTAATAATCATTTCATCCTTCCTGGTTTTGTCGATGCCCATATTCATATAGAAAGCTCGATGCTCGTTCCAAGTGAATTTGCACGTTTAGCGGTAACTCACGGTACAGTGGCAACGGTTTCCGATCCGCACGAAATCGCCAATGTTTTGGGCGTAAAAGGTGTGGAATTTATGATTAAAAACGGCAAACAAACCCCATTCAAATTCAATTTTGGCGCACCGTCCTGTGTGCCGGCGACCACATTCGAATCAGCCGGAGCGGTTATAAATTCAGACGACATCCAAAAACTTCTCGAAAACCCGGACATCAAGTATTTGGCAGAAATGATGAATTACCCCGGGGTTTTGTTTGATGATTCCGAAGTGCTAAAAAAAATAGCTTGGGCAAAACAGTATAACAAACCCATCGACGGACACGCTCCAGGTTTGCGAGGCGACAAAATCACCAAATATATAAACGCAGGAATATCAACAGACCACGAGTGTTTTACTTATGATGAAGGCTTGGAAAAACTTCAAAAAGGCATGAAGGTTTTAATTCGAGAGGGTAGTGCCGCCAAAAATTTTGAAGCTTTAATCGATTTGCTTCCGGAACATTATGAAAATATGATGTTTTGTAGCGATGACAAACATCCGGACGATTTAATAATCAGCCACATCAATAACCTTTGTGCCCGGGCAGTTTCAAAAGGAATCGATGTGTTTAAGGTATTGCAAGCAGCATGTATAAATCCGGTAAAACACTATAACCTCGATGTTGGTTTGGTGCAAGAAGGCGATTATGCGGATTGCATTGTAGTTGAAGATTTAAAGACTTTTAAAACGCTTCAAACTTATATAAATGGCGAACTGGTTTTTAACAACAATGAATCATTAATTAAATCTATACCTTTTGAAATATTGAATAATTTCAACTGTAATAAAAAACATATTTCAGATTTTATATATGAATCTTCAGCAAAGCAAATTCGGGTTATTGAAGCTTTGGAAGGACAGTTGGTAACCAACGAAATTATTGAAGATACTTTAATAGAAAACGGTAATTTAGTTTCTAATGTTGGCAAAGATATTTTGAAAATGGTTGTTGTTAATCGTTATAACGATGAAAAACCAGCGATTGCATTCATAAAAAACTTCGGATTAAAAGAAGGCGCCATCGCATCTTCCGTGGGTCACGATTCACATAATATCATTGCCGTTGGCGTGTCGGACGAAGCGATTTGTAAAGCCGTTAATCTCCTCATAGAAAACAAAGGTGGTATTTGTGCCGTATCCAATTCTGAAGAAAAAATAGTGCCACTTCCCGTGGCTGGAATTATGAGCGATAAAGATGGTAAAACCATTGGAAAACAATACGCCGAATTGGATAAAATGGCAAAACAACTTGGTAGCACATTGAAAGCACCGTACATGACGCTCTCATTTATGGCACTATTGGTTATCCCATCATTAAAATTGAGCGATAAAGGCTTGTTTAACGGAACAGATTTTAAGTTTACGACTTTGGAGGTGTGA
- a CDS encoding YheT family hydrolase, with protein sequence MPIIKPTYKPPFYFKNGFISTVYSGLFRRVNSINQKRERITLTDGDFIDLDWSFSKEKTNKLIIILHGLEGNAQRPYMTGTAKLFNNHAVDAVCVNFRGCSGEANLKYRSYHSGATDDLIEIIQHIISTKHYADIYLKGFSLGGNVILKYLGEGNKIPQQIKAAIAVSVPCYLKGSAKELHTFKNILYHDRFKRHLVKNLKNKQLQFSDLLSVEAIKSIKTLSDFDNVYTSKAHGFKDALDYYEKSSSLQFLPHIKTPTLIINALNDSFLSPECYPVKEAKANQYLHLEMPNHGGHVGFIDKKNVYYNEQRALEFIKSLLKK encoded by the coding sequence ATGCCCATAATTAAACCGACTTACAAACCGCCATTCTATTTTAAAAACGGATTTATTTCAACCGTGTATTCCGGATTATTCAGACGTGTAAATAGCATAAATCAAAAACGGGAACGCATCACTTTAACCGATGGCGATTTTATAGATTTAGACTGGAGTTTTTCAAAAGAAAAAACCAATAAACTCATTATTATATTGCATGGTTTGGAAGGTAATGCACAACGCCCTTATATGACTGGCACCGCAAAATTGTTTAATAACCATGCTGTTGATGCCGTTTGTGTAAATTTTAGAGGCTGTAGTGGTGAAGCTAATTTAAAATACAGGAGTTACCATTCTGGAGCTACCGACGATTTAATTGAAATTATTCAACATATTATCTCAACAAAGCACTATGCTGATATTTATTTAAAAGGGTTCAGTCTCGGTGGCAATGTTATTTTAAAATATTTAGGTGAAGGCAATAAAATTCCTCAACAAATTAAAGCGGCCATAGCAGTTTCCGTGCCTTGTTATTTAAAAGGTTCAGCTAAAGAATTACACACCTTTAAAAACATATTGTATCACGATAGATTTAAAAGACATTTGGTAAAAAACCTAAAAAACAAACAATTGCAATTTTCTGATTTACTGAGTGTTGAAGCTATTAAGTCCATAAAAACTTTAAGTGATTTTGATAATGTTTATACCTCTAAAGCACATGGTTTTAAGGATGCTTTAGATTATTATGAAAAAAGTAGCAGTCTACAATTTCTTCCACATATAAAAACACCAACCTTGATTATAAACGCGCTAAACGATTCGTTTTTATCGCCCGAATGTTATCCTGTAAAAGAAGCCAAGGCAAACCAATACCTACATTTAGAAATGCCAAACCATGGCGGGCACGTTGGTTTTATCGATAAAAAAAATGTATACTACAACGAACAACGCGCTTTGGAGTTTATTAAATCCTTGTTAAAAAAATAA
- a CDS encoding (2Fe-2S)-binding protein, giving the protein MPTFTLKINNKTHTVEADMDTPLLWVLRDQIDLVGTKYGCGVGQCGACTIHADGTAMRSCLLQISQAEGMNITTIEGLSEDGKHPVQEAWKEVDVPQCGYCQAGQIMTASAFLKKNPTPSESEIRNAMHGNICRCAAYNSIEEAVKVASKKLS; this is encoded by the coding sequence ATGCCAACATTCACATTAAAAATCAATAACAAAACCCATACTGTCGAGGCAGATATGGACACCCCTTTGCTTTGGGTATTAAGAGATCAAATAGATTTGGTAGGTACTAAATATGGCTGCGGTGTTGGTCAATGCGGTGCGTGTACCATACATGCCGATGGTACGGCGATGCGCAGTTGCTTATTGCAAATATCGCAGGCCGAAGGCATGAATATTACAACTATTGAAGGGCTTTCGGAAGATGGAAAACATCCCGTACAAGAAGCTTGGAAAGAGGTAGATGTGCCACAATGTGGGTATTGTCAAGCGGGGCAAATTATGACAGCCTCGGCATTTTTGAAGAAGAATCCCACTCCTTCCGAATCTGAAATTAGAAACGCCATGCATGGAAATATTTGCAGATGTGCCGCATACAATAGTATTGAAGAAGCCGTTAAAGTAGCTTCAAAAAAATTAAGTTAA
- a CDS encoding xanthine dehydrogenase family protein molybdopterin-binding subunit: MIPSNKNTFSRRSFLKSSALAGGGMIIGFNLFNACRFDVKPSIDLSQLNYNDFNAFIKISPEGKVTIFSPNPEIGQGVKTSMPMIIAEELEVAWDDVYVVQAPLDTKNYTRQVAGGSQSIRHGWTALRQTGATAKQMLVNAAAAKWGVEASECTVKNGVITNAKGETLGYGDVVSEAAVLEVPENVTLKDPKDFTIIGQGKGNVDIDRIITGKPLFGLDYKVDGMLYASVLRPPAFGQVLDSYDASAAKSLPGVVDVITIGKKVREFQEAGKNNWTMQISSSDKVVVIAKTTWDAFKGKKALKATWKTDTPLESTEKHDEILLDLLNGKDFNTRRKDGDVKKAFAKADKVIERIYESPFLPHNTLEPMNFFANVTDDKVELVGPVQTPQAAQTVVAELLGRDIETVHLDMTRMGGGFGRRLYGDFVYEAAEISDAIRKPIKMVSSREDDMTTGVYRPAIKYKIAASIKDGKLTGYHLKEAAANSNMYGLIPHFFPAGAIENYQVDTANYQSNITTGAWRAPYTNFLASAEQSFFDEIAEALGVDRVKLHMDLLDNVKMNPEPNIEYDPERLQNVLQLAVKKSNWGKTEAGVYQGLSVYYCHNTHVAEVADITMENGVPIVKKVTCAIDCGIVVNPLGAINQAKGGILDGIGHALYSDFGFIDGIPQSNNFNSYQLIRMGQTPKVDIHFIESDIDPTGLGEPTLPPVGAAVANAIYKATGKRLTKQPYMSNLNVEEKVLG; this comes from the coding sequence ATGATACCTTCAAATAAAAATACATTCAGTAGAAGATCTTTCTTAAAATCATCAGCATTGGCAGGTGGTGGTATGATAATAGGTTTTAACTTGTTTAATGCTTGTAGGTTTGACGTTAAACCTTCAATCGATTTAAGCCAATTAAATTATAACGATTTTAATGCTTTTATTAAAATTTCCCCAGAAGGGAAAGTCACTATTTTTTCACCTAACCCCGAAATTGGTCAAGGTGTAAAAACCTCAATGCCCATGATTATTGCTGAAGAATTGGAAGTGGCTTGGGATGATGTTTACGTTGTTCAAGCACCTTTGGATACTAAAAATTATACGCGTCAAGTGGCTGGAGGCAGTCAATCTATACGGCACGGTTGGACAGCTTTAAGGCAAACTGGGGCAACAGCAAAACAAATGTTGGTAAATGCTGCTGCTGCCAAATGGGGCGTTGAAGCTTCGGAATGTACAGTTAAAAATGGCGTAATAACCAACGCTAAAGGAGAAACTTTAGGTTATGGCGATGTGGTTTCAGAAGCGGCTGTACTCGAAGTTCCGGAAAACGTAACTTTAAAAGACCCTAAAGATTTTACCATTATAGGGCAGGGTAAAGGCAATGTTGATATTGATAGAATAATTACCGGAAAACCATTGTTCGGTTTAGATTATAAAGTAGATGGCATGTTGTACGCATCCGTTTTGAGGCCACCGGCATTTGGTCAGGTTTTGGATTCTTATGATGCTTCTGCGGCTAAATCTTTGCCCGGTGTTGTTGATGTGATTACCATTGGAAAAAAAGTAAGAGAATTTCAAGAAGCTGGAAAAAACAATTGGACCATGCAAATAAGCAGTTCTGATAAAGTTGTTGTTATTGCGAAAACAACTTGGGATGCTTTTAAAGGTAAAAAGGCATTGAAAGCAACTTGGAAAACCGATACGCCACTTGAAAGCACCGAGAAGCATGATGAAATTTTATTGGATTTGTTAAACGGAAAAGACTTTAATACACGGCGTAAAGATGGTGACGTAAAAAAGGCTTTTGCAAAAGCTGATAAAGTAATTGAGCGCATTTACGAATCTCCGTTTTTGCCTCACAATACTTTGGAACCGATGAATTTTTTCGCAAATGTTACTGATGATAAAGTAGAATTGGTAGGTCCCGTTCAAACCCCTCAAGCGGCTCAAACCGTTGTGGCTGAATTATTAGGGCGCGATATTGAAACCGTGCATTTGGATATGACCCGAATGGGCGGTGGTTTTGGAAGACGCCTTTATGGCGATTTTGTTTATGAAGCTGCCGAAATTTCAGATGCCATTAGAAAGCCCATTAAAATGGTGTCTTCAAGAGAAGATGATATGACAACCGGGGTTTATCGCCCTGCAATTAAATACAAAATTGCTGCATCCATTAAAGATGGAAAACTAACCGGTTATCATTTAAAAGAGGCTGCAGCAAATTCAAATATGTATGGTTTAATACCTCATTTCTTTCCGGCAGGTGCTATTGAAAACTATCAAGTCGATACGGCCAACTATCAAAGTAATATCACCACAGGCGCATGGAGAGCACCGTATACAAACTTTTTGGCGAGTGCAGAGCAAAGCTTCTTTGATGAAATTGCCGAGGCATTAGGGGTTGATAGAGTAAAACTGCATATGGATTTGTTGGATAACGTAAAAATGAATCCAGAACCTAATATTGAATATGACCCGGAAAGGCTTCAGAATGTTTTACAACTCGCTGTTAAAAAATCCAATTGGGGAAAAACCGAAGCAGGTGTTTATCAAGGGCTTTCTGTGTATTACTGTCATAACACCCATGTCGCCGAGGTTGCAGATATTACTATGGAAAACGGTGTACCCATTGTAAAAAAAGTCACTTGCGCCATTGATTGTGGTATTGTTGTAAATCCATTAGGTGCCATAAATCAAGCAAAAGGTGGTATTTTAGATGGAATTGGACACGCCTTGTATTCCGATTTCGGATTTATCGATGGCATCCCACAATCCAATAATTTTAATTCCTATCAGCTTATTAGAATGGGGCAAACCCCAAAAGTAGATATTCATTTTATTGAGAGTGATATTGATCCCACCGGATTGGGCGAACCCACGTTGCCACCTGTTGGAGCAGCAGTTGCCAATGCTATTTATAAAGCTACGGGCAAACGCTTAACAAAACAACCTTATATGAGTAATTTGAATGTTGAAGAAAAGGTTTTAGGCTAA
- a CDS encoding XdhC family protein: MTHEFKEIVKAGTTAKSQGLKSVLASVVALDGSSYRRPGVRMLILENGKMIGAVSGGCVEKEILLQSDTVFKTGEAKMMTYDGRYRLGCEGILYILLEVFNPNETFLKAFKNCLEDRNTFDIQSYFEKKEGVFSGMGTQVKIDNKSFSISGNNLENQNDTLLNFQQNMPPCFKLIIIGAEHDAVQLCKYAALTGWEVTIVSGASEAKSISDFPGAHRFSAISPEEMDVTLIDNQTAIVLMTHNFATDLRYLVALKDTNPNYIGLLGPTKRREDLLSQFIEYCPNVEDDFLDKIHGPAGLNIGSETPQEIAISIISEILCVIRQEEPISLSKKTGRIHTS; the protein is encoded by the coding sequence ATGACACACGAATTTAAGGAAATAGTAAAAGCGGGGACAACAGCAAAATCACAAGGTCTAAAATCTGTTTTGGCATCTGTGGTAGCATTGGATGGCTCATCCTATAGAAGACCAGGCGTAAGAATGCTCATTCTTGAAAATGGAAAAATGATTGGTGCCGTAAGCGGCGGATGTGTTGAAAAGGAAATCTTACTGCAATCGGATACCGTTTTTAAAACAGGTGAAGCCAAAATGATGACCTACGATGGTCGATATCGTTTAGGTTGCGAAGGCATTTTATATATTTTATTGGAAGTTTTCAACCCCAATGAAACGTTTTTAAAGGCTTTCAAAAACTGTTTAGAAGACAGAAATACATTCGATATACAATCTTATTTCGAAAAAAAGGAAGGTGTTTTTTCTGGAATGGGCACTCAGGTAAAAATCGATAATAAGTCGTTTTCAATTTCCGGAAATAACCTAGAAAACCAAAACGATACCCTTCTAAACTTCCAACAAAACATGCCACCGTGTTTTAAATTGATAATTATTGGCGCCGAACACGATGCGGTGCAACTCTGTAAATATGCCGCTTTAACGGGTTGGGAAGTCACCATTGTTTCAGGAGCATCAGAAGCCAAATCGATTTCAGATTTTCCAGGTGCGCATCGTTTTTCTGCGATTTCCCCAGAGGAAATGGATGTTACATTAATCGATAATCAAACTGCTATTGTGTTAATGACTCATAATTTTGCAACCGATTTACGCTATTTAGTCGCATTAAAAGATACCAATCCAAATTATATTGGGTTATTGGGGCCAACAAAGCGACGCGAAGATTTGCTGTCTCAATTTATTGAATATTGCCCGAATGTGGAAGATGATTTTTTAGATAAAATCCATGGTCCGGCAGGTTTAAACATCGGTTCCGAAACGCCACAGGAAATAGCCATTTCCATTATTTCCGAAATCTTATGTGTGATAAGACAGGAAGAACCCATATCTTTAAGTAAGAAAACGGGGCGGATTCATACGTCGTAG
- a CDS encoding nucleotidyltransferase family protein codes for MQTPSNISIIILAAGASKRMGTPKQLLKWGNSTLIGNAIETALKLQVNEVIVVLGAHYNLIKKEISNYPITILNNEDWQKGLGRSLAFGVEYIANSKQNIDGILVTLADQPLIDTVFLNKLIDEFNKGQHLIIATSYKNKKYGVPVIFNQIYFKELRTLNDDFGAKHLLKKHKSSVKIITPELENLDLDLKADYESLYKKHFDSK; via the coding sequence TTGCAAACTCCATCAAACATATCCATCATCATATTAGCGGCCGGTGCCTCAAAACGCATGGGAACTCCTAAACAACTTCTAAAATGGGGAAATTCCACGCTAATTGGTAATGCCATTGAAACCGCTTTAAAATTGCAAGTAAACGAGGTGATTGTGGTTTTAGGCGCGCATTACAATCTTATTAAAAAGGAAATTTCAAACTATCCCATAACCATTTTAAACAATGAAGATTGGCAAAAAGGTTTGGGCAGGTCCTTAGCTTTTGGCGTTGAATATATCGCGAATTCAAAACAAAATATTGATGGAATTTTAGTAACTTTAGCAGACCAACCTTTAATCGACACTGTATTTCTGAATAAATTAATTGATGAATTTAATAAAGGGCAACATCTTATAATTGCAACATCGTATAAAAACAAAAAATACGGCGTTCCCGTTATTTTCAATCAGATTTATTTTAAGGAATTAAGAACCTTAAATGATGATTTTGGTGCTAAACACCTTTTAAAAAAGCATAAGTCATCAGTTAAAATTATAACACCAGAGTTAGAAAATTTAGATTTAGATTTAAAAGCAGATTACGAATCACTTTACAAGAAACATTTTGATAGTAAATGA